The region TCTTATATAAAAAACTCGGTATCATCTGTTAATATCTGAAATGTATAAACGCCTTGTTGGCTTCTGCCATTCGGTGTGTATCTTCACGTTTCTTTATCGTATTACCTTGTTTGTTATAACAATCAATTAATTCACCTGCCAATCGCTCCTCCATGGTCTTTTCCCCACGATTCCGTGCATAACTACGAATCCAGCGAAGTGCAATAGAGGTACGCGTATTCGGCTCTATTTCAACTGGAACTTGATAAGTAGCACCGCCTATACGCCGTGATTTCACATGTACTAACGGCTTTGCATTCTCAATCCCTGTACTAAAAACTTCTAACGGGTCCTTATCCGGTAACTTCTTCTTAATAATATCTAATGCATTGTATACAATTCTCTCTGCTACACTTTTCTTACCATTTGACATTACAATATTGACAAACTTTGCAACTAATGTGCTGTTATACTTCGGGTCAGGTAAAACTTCACGTTTTTGAACTTCTCTTCTTCTTGGCATTGCTTATCCTTCAAAAATTAATTTCATGATTGTTTTGGTTTTTTAACACCATATTTTGAACGGCTAACCCAACGGCCTGCATGAACTTTCTTGCCACCATCATCTTTAACACTTGCAGTTCCGCCCATGTCACCCATGGCATCTAAAACACCACGAATTAAATGATAACGAACACCCGGAAGGTCTTTTACACGACCACCACGAATCAACACCTGAGAGTGCTCTTGTAAATTATGACCTACACCCGGTATATATACAGTTACTTCATATCCATTCTTTAATCGAACACGTGCCACTTTCCGCAAAGCGGAATTAGGTTTCTTTGGTGTCATCGTATATACACGTGTACACGTACCTGACGCCTGCGGGCATGCTTTCAATGCCGGCGCCTTTGTTCTCTTTGCCCTTGGTTTACGGGCACCTTTCAATAATTGTCCTATCGTTGGCAAGGATTTTCCTCCTGTTCATTAGCAACAGAATTACACTATTGATTTTTTGATTTTATTTGGGTAATGAAACTTTTTGCGTCGTGGGCAAAATAGTATATCAAAAGTAAAATTATAATTTCAACTCACATTTATTTATCTGCTTTTTTACTTCCAGGCTTCGGCCTCGTCTTACCGTAGGTTCCGCGCCAAATCTTTCCACGCTTCGTTCGTCGGTCTCCTTTACCCATAAATTTATATGTATTCCTTATATCATGTTAGGTAAATTTATTCCTTAAAAATAAAAAATTAAAAGGAGGTACTATTATATACAACATTCAACTCAAATGTCAAATATCATCTCAAAGATTCAAATTCTTTTTTAAATTCTGAATCTTATAAATCTGTTCTTTCACTTCGTTGATAAGCTTTTCATAGTCTACAAATGGATTCATAATATCTGGCAGATAATCTATAAACTGCTTCATGACTTTCTTTCGTATACTTCTTGCACTAACATAAACAACTTTATCATATATCCAAAAACTGACAAACACACTGACAAAAAAGACAATACAAGAATGAATAATAAAATTTGTTCCTTGATACGAACCTAAGAAATAGCCCGGAATAATTTTCCAGAAAAAAAATGCCAGCACTATATACATAGGCACATAAAACAATTCCACAAAAAAATAGTTTGACAAACACGTTGCCTTCTGTATGAGATAATAATCAACCTTTTCTCTTAAAAAATTAACCCCTCTATTAAAAAAATTTGATGTGAAATTTTCAGACATAGATAAAACTGCATCTTTGCGAATCTGTGCCTTATCAAGAGCAAAGGCAAGTTCATACTGAACATTCTCTAATTCACGAGTACTTTTCTTTGAAATCTGCAATACAATTCTATTAACAATCTCATTAATTTTCTTATCAAAATAAGTAATCTCTTCTTTGTTAGACTGAACTATTTCACCTATGATTTTCCATGGGCGAATCACTTTAGAAAAAGTACTTAAAACCCCTGCAAAACGATCCTTCATCTGGACAAGTAATAAAAAAATTCCATGCAATTCAGGTGCAATTTCATCTTTCAATAGATGATAAAATGTGCCCGACTCCTTTCCAAACTCTGTCCGAATAATTCGTTCATGTTGTACTACGAACTCTACTTTTTTCGTATCAATAAATTCCTTCATTTTGTTAATTGCAGGCTCTGTTTCATGCAAGAAGTCATCTAATCTTGTTATCATTTTCTCTATCAAACCATGAATATTTACCGTCTTTATCTGACGAATCTTTGCATCCGTAAGTTGTCGAGCAAGAAAATCTTCTAATTTCGAAAAATCAAATTCATTTGTTTCCGTATCCTCTGATTTTGTCCCTAATTTCCTATTCAACGCACGAAGGGCATTTACACGGAAATAATTTAGAGGCTCTATTCCATCCCGTTTTAATTTCTCCAGCCAGTCCTCCATGATAGATGGTGTTTCCGTAGTCATTTTTGTTTCCACCAGAACAAAACCCCGTTCTTTGTTCACTTCACGAATAATACTCCATGTTGCCTCTTCGAGATATTTATCTCCATTTCCACAAAGAAGGATAAGGTCGCATTTCTCTATCATCTTTTTTGTAAAATTTCGATGTTCTTTAATAACCGTATCTGTATCTGGGGTATCTATAAGAACAATATTATCAAGGGCAGAACGGGCATGTAATTCACACAATTCCTTAAATTCAGAATCTGGCTCCCAATCTGGAGGATGATAAATAATAGGACGATTTGTGCAGGGTCTCATTTCTGAGGTCTTTGCAATTTTATCACCAGCAATAGCATTAATTAATGTCGACTTCCCTACCCCCGACCCACCCACAATAGCAACAACTAACAACGCATCAATTTTGCTACTTCTTTCCTTTATTTCGTTAATTCCACCTCTTAACTTTTCCGCTATAGGTAAAAAGCCCTCCCAATTCCCTTTATAGTCCGCTATCTCTTCTAATTGATGTATAACCTTCTCTAAGTTTGCTTTTGGAAACATATGTCTCTCCTCCTATAATTGTTGTTCGTCCATAATATCATTATTCTGTAGATTATCAATTGCTTCAATTCGGGCTTGCTCTATATTTTCTGCTTGCAAAGTAAACTCCCCATTAAAAATATTCTGAACTTCGTTATCAAACTGCTCTGCAAAACTTATATATTTATATATATCTTGGAGCACATATTGTAAAACTTCTTCCTTCAATATCCATTGAAGTTCTTTCTGTTTTTCTATTATCCATTTCTCATAAAGTAAATGTATATCTTTTCGGAATCTTTTATATTCAACCGTTTCAATAAGTGCAGAACCTCCAATCATTCCTCCTCCCGCTATAGTTTCTGCCCAAGGCCCAACATAGGGCAACCCCCAAACTATAAATATCATACCTGCACCTAAAAGTATAAATGATAGAATCCTCTTACCATAAAAACCTTTTAAATTAGGAGATTTTAAAAAATCATTCACAATCCTTTCTATTTCACTCTGTATCCACTCAGATTTTACAGAAAGAAGAGGCTCCATTTTTGTAATGATTTTCATTCTTATTACATCTCGATTATTATTCAATTCATGTAATCTTTTTTTGATATTCTCATCTATGTAATCTATTTCAGAGATAAAATCCGATTTTAATAACCAATCTAAAAGTTCATTAAAGCATTTTTCTATCATTTCATTGTGTTTTTGTTTAATATCTACCTCTGTCTCTTTTATATTGGCTTCCAATTTTTTGATTTCGCTTCGATGTCCAGAAAAAATAGAGGTGGGGAATAAAGTGAAGTAAGTAATATAACCGATATGTTTTCTTAACTCGTATTTAATCTCTTCTACTAACCGTATCCAACGAAACGGGAGAAATTCCTTCCCTACAATCATGTCCCCAAGATAATCTTCACAAAATTTTACCTTTGAGCGGGATGTTCGTAAAAATTTTAAAAATTTACTTCTATACCATGTCCCAAATTCTTCCTTAAATTTACTTATTGTCTTTTCTAAGATTTTTGCTTTTGTCTCCTGCACAGGAAAAGAACAGATATAATCTCTTAATTCAGGCAATTCAGGGGTAATTTCTGCCAATGGTTTAATAGATTCGTTCACATAATTTGCATTATAGGGATATCGGGGAAAGTAGAAATGGGGAGAATTATCATCCATTCCTACTTTTTTCATAAACTCTCTTATTTGTTTATCTGCAATCTGAATAGCTTGGGGATTATCTATATCTACCTTATTCATTACTGGAATCACTATTTTCCCTTCTTCGTAAGCACGACGGAAAAATTTAATTACCGCATCATCCATATACTTAGAATCATTTGTGACCGCAATAATAATATCCCCTGCGGATACAATTTTATCCGATATCTCCCAATGTTCCTTCGCAATGGAATCAATATCGGGAGTGTCTAAATACAGATAGGTATCAGGAAGGGACTTTTCTTCCTTTACTAATAGAATATAGTTGGGTAAAGATTTGTCAATTGCCTCTTCTTTACTCTTCATTTCTCTCGCTTCAAATTCAAGAAACATATTGTTATTCAGACATTGTTTTGCCTTCCGTTCAGAGGCAATAATAACAGGCCTTTTAGTTGCAGCTGCGTAAGGGTCTGTTGCAGTTAACTCCTGTCTCATCAAAACATTTAATATTGTGGACTTCCCTGTATTTGTTCCTCCTGCTACCGCAACAACAAGGCAACCTTCCCTTTCTAAATGAGGAACAAGTTTCCCTAAAAATAGTTTTTCCCATGCAAACAAATCTTCTTCATCAAGGATATTTAAATCCAATTTAGATACATTATCTTTAAACTTCATCCATATCTCTGCGAATCTATCTATCCAATTATTAACCATTATTTTTTACCTCCTTTTTAGTTTTCCAAAAACACTCCAAAGTGCCATTATTTAACATATCAAAAACAAATCATACCTCTAATTTAGGACACGTTGTCCTTAACGTTTTGATAACAAACTCATTGATTTGTTTCTCGTCTTCAGGGTCCATACCCACAAATTTAAGGCTTACCTGATTCTCCTTTCCCGAAAACGATACATGGGTTACGGAACCAACCAGACAAAAGGTCTTCTCTTTTTCTATTGCGGAATATTTCAACGTAAAGAATACATCAACACTTTCCCCTATTTCCAAAGTTTCCTCAATAGTTATCAACATACCACCAGCACTAATATTCCGAATAATCGCCTTAATTTTTCGCGGATGAGCATGTGGCTTAACCTCCGCAGGAATATCAACAGATATTCTCCAAAACCGCCGAAGATATATGTTCAATGTATTTTTGGGAATTGCCAAAACAATTCCCTCATCCGCAGACTCAGGCACTTCAATAATCTCCGTTTGCAAAACCAAGCACCCCCGATTACTACACAACTCAAGTGCAACCTGCATCCCCGAAAAAAGTCCATCTGCTAAATTTGTTCTTGTTACACGAATATAATCACTCGTCACAGAAATAACCGTAACAGGACACAATTTCCCTTCAATACTTATTACACCAACTGTCCCTGTTTTCAAGGCTTCCCGTAAAACGTATTCTATTTCTTTTGTCCTATCCATCTTTTATTAACCTTTTATAAAATAGGTAATTAATTTATATGTAGAAACTAAAATTCATTTTAATCTAAAATACACAATAATAACAAAACTAAGGAATATATTTATTATGTCACTATCAATGCTTAGCACAGGAATACCTGAATTTGACCGAATATTAAGAGGGCTAATTGCAGGAGACAACGTTGTATTTCGTGGAAATTCAATTGTAGATTATCGCAAGTTTGTAATACCCTTTGTGCAACATGGACATGAAACAGCCCGCCCTATCGTCTATTTCAGATACGGAAAACATCAACCTTTACTAAAAGAGACTGACGTTTCCACATATGCAACTGTTACTCCAGATGAAGGATTTGAACCTTTCATCAGTCAGGTGCATCAGGTCATAAAAAGCACAGAACGCCGTGCCTTCTACGTTTTCGACCGATTATCCGACCTATCCATTACATGGTTTAGTGACACGATGCTTTGTAATTTCTTCATGCTAACCTGCCCTTATCTATTTGACCGAGGCGATTTAGCATACTTTTTCCTTGACCGCTCCCAACACACTCCCGAATCCATCACACCTATACAACAAACCGCACAAATCGTCATTGACCTGTATGACCATAACGAAAATCTATTCATTCGACCCATAAAAGTTCAACAGAGGCATTCCCCCTCCATGCATATGCTACATTTATGGAAAGACGGAAAAATGAACCCCATTACAGAAAGCCATATTATGGCAAAGGTACTGTCACCTACAATAAGCACAACATTAAGTCCAGGTGAAGGACCTACAGATATATGGAACCGCATTTTAGGAGAAGCAAAGTATATCATCCGTTTAGGAGATGAAAAAACAAAAAGAGAATTAATGGAAATTCTTATCAAGATGATGATAACACGGGAAAAACGAATAACTGAGATGTTTCTGCACTATTTTACGTTAGAAGACCTTGTAGAAATCGGTCGGCGTGTTATCGGCACAGGAATGATAGGCGGAAAATCTGTCGGTATGCTACTCGCACAGGCTATATTACGAAAAAGCAACCCAAAATGGAACCAAAAATTAGAAACACATGATAGTTTTTATGTCGGCTCCGATGTATATTACACCTTTCTCGTACGTAATGGCTGTTGGTGGGCACGAGAACAACAAAAAGAATTAGAAAGTTTTCTCCCAGGAGCTGAGCGAATTCGTAGACGTATCATCACGGGCGAATTTCCCGAAGATATTGATATGAAATTTGAACAAGTTCTGGAATACTTCGGTTCTTCACCTATTATTGTTCGTTCCAGCAGTTTATTAGAAGATAATTTCGGAAATTCTTTCGCTGGGAAATATGAAAGTGTCTTCTGTGCCAATCAAGGTTCAACAAGGCAAAGACTGGAAGATTTCAAAGCAGCCGTTCGCACCGTATATGCCAGCACTGTCAGTGAAGAAGCATTATACTATCGAAAACGGCGAGGTCTTCTGGACAAAGACGAACAAATGGCTCTCTTGGTTCAACGCGTATCTGGAGCACAGCATGGAAGATTATATTTTCCCAATATCGCAGGTGTGGGTTTTTCATACAATCCCTACGTATGGTCCCCAGAAATTGACCCTAAAGCAGGTATGTTACGTCTGGTATTCGGATTAGGCACACGAGCAGTC is a window of Candidatus Hydrogenedens sp. DNA encoding:
- the rpsG gene encoding 30S ribosomal protein S7; its protein translation is MPRRREVQKREVLPDPKYNSTLVAKFVNIVMSNGKKSVAERIVYNALDIIKKKLPDKDPLEVFSTGIENAKPLVHVKSRRIGGATYQVPVEIEPNTRTSIALRWIRSYARNRGEKTMEERLAGELIDCYNKQGNTIKKREDTHRMAEANKAFIHFRY
- the rpsL gene encoding 30S ribosomal protein S12, which codes for MPTIGQLLKGARKPRAKRTKAPALKACPQASGTCTRVYTMTPKKPNSALRKVARVRLKNGYEVTVYIPGVGHNLQEHSQVLIRGGRVKDLPGVRYHLIRGVLDAMGDMGGTASVKDDGGKKVHAGRWVSRSKYGVKKPKQS
- a CDS encoding 30S ribosomal protein THX, translated to MGKGDRRTKRGKIWRGTYGKTRPKPGSKKADK
- a CDS encoding 50S ribosome-binding GTPase → MFPKANLEKVIHQLEEIADYKGNWEGFLPIAEKLRGGINEIKERSSKIDALLVVAIVGGSGVGKSTLINAIAGDKIAKTSEMRPCTNRPIIYHPPDWEPDSEFKELCELHARSALDNIVLIDTPDTDTVIKEHRNFTKKMIEKCDLILLCGNGDKYLEEATWSIIREVNKERGFVLVETKMTTETPSIMEDWLEKLKRDGIEPLNYFRVNALRALNRKLGTKSEDTETNEFDFSKLEDFLARQLTDAKIRQIKTVNIHGLIEKMITRLDDFLHETEPAINKMKEFIDTKKVEFVVQHERIIRTEFGKESGTFYHLLKDEIAPELHGIFLLLVQMKDRFAGVLSTFSKVIRPWKIIGEIVQSNKEEITYFDKKINEIVNRIVLQISKKSTRELENVQYELAFALDKAQIRKDAVLSMSENFTSNFFNRGVNFLREKVDYYLIQKATCLSNYFFVELFYVPMYIVLAFFFWKIIPGYFLGSYQGTNFIIHSCIVFFVSVFVSFWIYDKVVYVSARSIRKKVMKQFIDYLPDIMNPFVDYEKLINEVKEQIYKIQNLKKNLNL
- a CDS encoding dynamin family protein, with amino-acid sequence MVNNWIDRFAEIWMKFKDNVSKLDLNILDEEDLFAWEKLFLGKLVPHLEREGCLVVAVAGGTNTGKSTILNVLMRQELTATDPYAAATKRPVIIASERKAKQCLNNNMFLEFEAREMKSKEEAIDKSLPNYILLVKEEKSLPDTYLYLDTPDIDSIAKEHWEISDKIVSAGDIIIAVTNDSKYMDDAVIKFFRRAYEEGKIVIPVMNKVDIDNPQAIQIADKQIREFMKKVGMDDNSPHFYFPRYPYNANYVNESIKPLAEITPELPELRDYICSFPVQETKAKILEKTISKFKEEFGTWYRSKFLKFLRTSRSKVKFCEDYLGDMIVGKEFLPFRWIRLVEEIKYELRKHIGYITYFTLFPTSIFSGHRSEIKKLEANIKETEVDIKQKHNEMIEKCFNELLDWLLKSDFISEIDYIDENIKKRLHELNNNRDVIRMKIITKMEPLLSVKSEWIQSEIERIVNDFLKSPNLKGFYGKRILSFILLGAGMIFIVWGLPYVGPWAETIAGGGMIGGSALIETVEYKRFRKDIHLLYEKWIIEKQKELQWILKEEVLQYVLQDIYKYISFAEQFDNEVQNIFNGEFTLQAENIEQARIEAIDNLQNNDIMDEQQL
- a CDS encoding PilZ domain-containing protein → MDRTKEIEYVLREALKTGTVGVISIEGKLCPVTVISVTSDYIRVTRTNLADGLFSGMQVALELCSNRGCLVLQTEIIEVPESADEGIVLAIPKNTLNIYLRRFWRISVDIPAEVKPHAHPRKIKAIIRNISAGGMLITIEETLEIGESVDVFFTLKYSAIEKEKTFCLVGSVTHVSFSGKENQVSLKFVGMDPEDEKQINEFVIKTLRTTCPKLEV
- a CDS encoding PEP/pyruvate-binding domain-containing protein, producing the protein MSLSMLSTGIPEFDRILRGLIAGDNVVFRGNSIVDYRKFVIPFVQHGHETARPIVYFRYGKHQPLLKETDVSTYATVTPDEGFEPFISQVHQVIKSTERRAFYVFDRLSDLSITWFSDTMLCNFFMLTCPYLFDRGDLAYFFLDRSQHTPESITPIQQTAQIVIDLYDHNENLFIRPIKVQQRHSPSMHMLHLWKDGKMNPITESHIMAKVLSPTISTTLSPGEGPTDIWNRILGEAKYIIRLGDEKTKRELMEILIKMMITREKRITEMFLHYFTLEDLVEIGRRVIGTGMIGGKSVGMLLAQAILRKSNPKWNQKLETHDSFYVGSDVYYTFLVRNGCWWAREQQKELESFLPGAERIRRRIITGEFPEDIDMKFEQVLEYFGSSPIIVRSSSLLEDNFGNSFAGKYESVFCANQGSTRQRLEDFKAAVRTVYASTVSEEALYYRKRRGLLDKDEQMALLVQRVSGAQHGRLYFPNIAGVGFSYNPYVWSPEIDPKAGMLRLVFGLGTRAVDRSDDDYTRIVALNEPLLRPEGSTKEQKRYSQQKVDVIDLDGNRLISMPVQDIVPQCEGIPLELFVAQDFEAERFYRERGQKMPPQWKIRFDSLLTETSFTTDMHEILMSLDNAYQNPVDVEFTANFKSDKDFYIDIVQCRPLQVSDRSELLSEPTIEEKTDLIIQTDGPIIGRSRSNQVHRIIYVVPHVYGELPISERYTVARAIGTLNQIPPLIAGDPIVVLIGPGRWGTSTPSLGVPVSFSEISSVSFLCEIVAMREDLTPDVSLGTHFFSELVESDLLYFVHFPNRETHWFNEQLLTHLPNKLKEISPGLEKYENLIKVYDFPPESEKTCHMYANTFDQKLILYLKNEKTTDSTPT